The region agagtttttaaaatttggtttccAAATAATATGTCACAATGTCACGAGAGTGTGACATATTtccaaaataattaatcatatgatacaaattttttcaaattttggaaaGCGTAACATTTCTCTTACCAAACACCGTTCTTGGAGATTACGACGTCGTTATTGGTTAAGGTAGGCTAGGTAGCGTTATGCGGATCTTAATCACTAGGCTGACCCGATAAGCTTGCCCGTCAGTCTCCTGGCTCCCACTTCTCTTATCCGAAATACACTCTCTCCGCGAAGACTCGAAGCTACACTCTCTCAGTCCCTCTTTCAAGAACGCAGAGCGCAAACGTTAATGGCTCTTCTTCGTTTTCTACACCCTCCATCGACGACTTTCTTCAGCACTGAACAACAACTCTCGCGCATGCCTACTCCTTTATCCATTAACAGCCGCTACAgtctctctttttcttggtcTCTCCCCTCGCTCTCTCCTGTCTCTCACGCCCATGCTCGTACCCTTTCCGTTAAGGCCAAAAGAGTCAGCAACTTCGTTTTGCACTTCTCTTCTACCGCGCAAGAACAAGCTCTTGACTCTTCTTCAGCCAATGTTTCCGCCGAAAGCCAAGAATTGGAACCGGAGGCCGAAGGGCTCTTACGGTCCAGATTGATTGCCCAGAACGTGCCTTGGACTTGTACCGCTGAAGACATTCGCGCTCTCTTTGAGGAGCACGGGACGGTCCTAGACGTTgaggttttttctttattttgagcGATTTATTATCTGTTCTCTAAGATGGGTTATGGTTTTTGTGTGTTTATCTGATCTGGGTTTGTGGTATTTTGATGGTGGTTCAGCTTTCTATGCATGACAAGAACAGAAATAGGGGTTTGGCGTTTGTCACTATGGGTTCGCCTGAAGAGGCTCTTACGGCTCTCAATAAGCTCGAATCGTATGTAAGCATATtgggttttattatttttcttgtataaGCCTTTTTCGTTTAGTTGGGTTGCTGAGTAAGCAGAATATAGAAAACTCTTTAATTGTTATATTAGTTTCGGATTTCATCATGTGGTACACCTGAGAAAActctactttttttcttttctttttcttttttaataataataaaaaaaaaactaatcgaATTATCATTAAAGACGTACGGCGTCCAGGTACCAGGACATATAGAagagaaaacatatatataaccaTTGAGCTCATTCGTGGctatttgtgtttgtttttctgttaaGTTCATTTGTGCTGGTGTTTCCTGTAATGAATTTTCTAGTTTCTAGGATATAGATGGAAATGGATATGAAATTGGAATGGATAATGATGATTGAATGTGAAAGATGGATGATGAATAAGGAAGGGAAATTCGAGAAGCCCAAGAATTCCAATGGCTGATTTGAGAATAATCCTTTTGATACCTAATACAACCCTCCCCTGCATCTTATATAGACTCAACTAACTATTCAATTATAAACCCAAGGCCAATGGGCCCTAACCTAATATCCCTTACATTTCCTTCAGGAAAAAGAAAGCATTTCTGCAGTTTTGTTGTTAAGCTCATTCGGATTCAaagctttagtttttttttttcccctgccATTTTCTGCGCAACTATGTAAGGATCAGTTTTTGTCTCTTCTTGCCATCTTGTTGAGttactgatttttattttctatgtaTGCTATCTAGGAGTTTGAGGGTCGCACTTTGAAGCTCGATTATGCCAGGGCACGAAAGAAGAAGCCCTCCCCTTCCCCTACTGTGCAACCAAAGCAACTAACATTCAACTTGTTTGTATCAAATTTGTCGTATGAAGCAAGGTCTAAAGATCTCAGAGAATTATTTAGTTCAGGGAGCGGTAGTGTTGTTTCTGCGCAAGTTATATTTAATGACAATCCAAGAAAGTCCACTGGATATGGATTTGTTGCCTTCAAATTCAAGAAAGATGCAGACGAAGCTCTTTCTGCTTTCCAAGGGAAGGTAATTTGGGCTGTGCTGAATCATTTGCAGTTATGAGTTTTGAATATAGTTGTGGGCATGTTTATAATGCTTGATTGCATTCTGTTTGAATTTTCTAAGACTTCCTAGTGAAGAGCTTCTTAGAAGAGGTTGTCCTGCAGACATTTATGAGTTATGAATATGGTTGTGAGCATGTTTATATTGCTTGACTGCGTTCTGTTTGAACTTTCTAAGACTTCCTAGTGAAGAGCTTCTGAGAAGGAGTTGTCCTGCAGGAATTTATGGGAAGACCAATTCGAGTGGCACGCAGTAGACAATTTGTTAAACTACCAAAAGAGGAGAGTGCACAGTCTGGAGATACATCATCTGATTTGAACTCTAGTGCAGAGCAAGCAGATAATGCTGATCAGAATTGAAAGTGAATTTTTCAAGAGAGTGAAATCGCATATTTTTTTCCAAAGTAGGTAAAGCTTCTTAACTTTAATTCTGCAGATCAGAAGCTATTATAATGATCGATGCGGTATACCTGTTTCAATCATTTGAttagctttgttatttattactttgttAATTGCATGCAAGGCTTTTGAGTAAGATAGAGCATTCCTATGTAACGGGTAGACCCTGAACCTAAAGTAAAGttgaaattgtaaaaataaGTCCGAATAGGGATAATGATTAATAATGAGTCTCAACTCAGCTTGGAACCGTCTTTAcgttattagttttttttttgaaaaaaaaaataaaa is a window of Alnus glutinosa chromosome 4, dhAlnGlut1.1, whole genome shotgun sequence DNA encoding:
- the LOC133866975 gene encoding RNA-binding protein CP31B, chloroplastic — translated: MALLRFLHPPSTTFFSTEQQLSRMPTPLSINSRYSLSFSWSLPSLSPVSHAHARTLSVKAKRVSNFVLHFSSTAQEQALDSSSANVSAESQELEPEAEGLLRSRLIAQNVPWTCTAEDIRALFEEHGTVLDVELSMHDKNRNRGLAFVTMGSPEEALTALNKLESYEFEGRTLKLDYARARKKKPSPSPTVQPKQLTFNLFVSNLSYEARSKDLRELFSSGSGSVVSAQVIFNDNPRKSTGYGFVAFKFKKDADEALSAFQGKEFMGRPIRVARSRQFVKLPKEESAQSGDTSSDLNSSAEQADNADQN